Below is a window of Fervidobacterium pennivorans DSM 9078 DNA.
GAATTCGGATTTGAGAGGTTACAGGAGTTGATAATAAGGAACAGATACTTGAAAGCATCAGACATAGTTGATAAAATAATGAACGCGGTCTTTGAATTCTCTCAAGGAACAGTTCAGCATGATGACACTACGGTGCTAGTTGTAAAATACGAGTAGGTTGGTTAAAATGCATTATTAAATAAACAAAGAAGAGTTGGAGGGATTTGCATGATTGAAGTTGGTGACCTTGAGAAAGGCATGTACATAAAGTACGAAGGTGACATATACAGAATCATTGATGTTAACAAACACTTCAGAGGAAGAGGTTCTGGACTCATTAGAACAAAACTTAAAAGCTTGTCAACGGGTCTCATTAGAGATGTCAACTTCGCAAGTGGTGAAAAGGTTGAAGAAGCAGAGCTTTCATTCAGAAAAGCAGAATACTTGTACAACGATGGAGAAAACTATTACTTCATGGATTTGCAAACGTACGAACAATATGCAATTCCTGAGTCGGAAGTGGATGAAGCAAAATACTATCTTGTTGAAAATACACAAGTGGACCTCGTGATGCACGATGAGAAACCAATCGGTATCCAGCTCCCAACGACCGTTGTTTTGGAAGTTGTTGAAACGGAACCGAACTTTAAAGGTGACACTGTTTCCGGTGGAGGAAAACCTGCGGTTTTGCAGACAGGTTTAAAGATAAGTGTTCCTTTCTTCATAAACGTTGGTGATAAGATTAAGGTAGACACAAGAACCGGAGAGTATATAGAACGTGCATAATCTCTTAGGGTTTTTAAAGTTTGTTTAAAACTTACAACCCTTGAAAGGGGGAAGGTTTATGGGAAACATAACGATATCAGATAACGTTATTTCTGAAATTGCCTACAGATCTATCTGTTCGGTCTACGGTGTCGAACCGGATGACAAAGAATTTAAAAAGTTGAGAAAAAACATATCCGTTGAAAGAACCCCTGAGGATAATGTTATAATCAACGTTAAGCTTGAGGCTCCCTATGGAGAAAACATATTGGAATTTTCCAAAAACATAATGAAAACCATAACTGAGAATGTTTCCCAGATGACAGAAAAAGTAGTTGAGGCAGTAAACGTTGTAGTCATTGGTGTTTCAGAGAGAGAATTTAACAAAAATTCCTAAAGTTTTTAAAGAAGTTACTTCAAGGGGTTGAATGATTTGGTATCGAAGAGACGGAAGCTTAGAGAAGCTGTAGTGAAAGCGCTTTTCCAACTGGACTTCAGGCCCGATGAATTCGAGGATATATTACGCGACACATTGAGCGATGAGAAAATACAGGAAGTAAAAAAAGACGTTGAAAGGTATTTGAAAAGAATCCGTGAGAACAGAGAGAGAATAGATGAGATTATTTCAAAATATCTTTTGAACTGGGATTTTGGAAGAGTCTCGTATATTGACCGTAATATCTTAAGACTAGGAGCCTACGAGTTGCTTTATGAAATGGATGTACCGATAGAAGTTACTTTGGATGAAATGGTGGAAATTGCCAAAAAATATGGGTCCGAGGAAAGTGGGAAGTTTGTCAATGGTGTGTTAGATAAGATAGCAAAGACAGAAGCACCAAAGGAAAAGTTCGATTTGTAAAAGCTTTTGTTTTGTTGAGTTTAATTTCTTTTTCTTTATTTTCTTATCGTTTCTACTTTTTGTTGCCTAAACGTATCTCAAGGGGGAAACTGGGGGTTCTCATTTTGTGAGTTACGTAGAATTTATTATATTTTTGCTCGTTGCGAGTTTGATTTTGACATGTGCGTTTGATGGATACAGCCATGTGTTGCAACACATGGCTTATATTTTAGATACGAACAGAAAAACTTTGAGAACTTTTCATATGATAAACTATCTGAGATTCGATTTCCACAGACACAGCGTTGCAAATCCGAATGTTAAAGTCAGTCAAACTGAAAACTATACGACCTTCGCATTCAACGAAGAGATAGACGGACAGGTCAAAAGAGTACTTTACAAGGCAACGAAACCTTTTGAAGGCAGGACTATTATATACAGAGAAGTCTATGAAACCTTTGGCAATAGCTATAAGTTGATAAATAGACGAACATACACGTTGGAAGGATTATACAAACTTTATCTATCCGAAGACAAGAAATATCTTATCATACAGACCGATTATTATGAGAAATGTCTAATTCCCGTCAATCTTCCAAATGTCCAAATTCTAAGTATAACTGTCACAAAAGAACAATAGCTAAGGAGTGAGTAATGTGGATAGAAACGTCCGTGTTCGTTTGATTGACGAACTTATGAGTTCCAAAAGAACCAAAGTAATGGGTATAATAAACGTAACTCCAGATTCTTTCTATTCTGGTAGCCGTGTTAGTGAAACTGAACTATTAGATAAAGTGGAAGAGATGATAAAAAACGGTGTGGATGTTATAGATATCGGTGGGGAAAGTACCAGACCAGGTGCAGACCCGGTCCCTCTTGAAGAGGAAATACGAAGAACCGTAACGGCAGTGAAACTTGTAAGGAGGCACTTCGATATCCCTATTTCAGTTGATACCTACAAATCGGAAGTTGCAAGGCTTTCTTTAGAAGAGGGAGCGGATATAATTAACGACATAAGTGCTTTAAGGTTTGACGAAAAAATGGTTGATGTAGCTGCGCATTACAAATGTCCAGTAATCATCATGCATATGAAAGGTACACCCAAAACAATGCAAGAAAATCCGGAATATACAGACGTTATTGGTGAAATTACTGACTTTTTCAAAGAAAGAATCGAGTTTGCCAAAAGTCATGGAATAGAGAAATTGATACTCGACCCTGGCATTGGTTTTGGAAAAAAGCTCGAGCACAATTTAGCGATATTTAAGCACATAGAAAGCTTCAAAGAGCTTGGATACCCAATCTTAATTGGTGCAAGCAGAAAATCAATGATAGGCATGATACTAAATCTACCGCCGGAAGAAAGACTGAACGGCACTCTCGCTTTAACTGCTTATTGCGTTATGCACGATGTTGATTTTGTGAGAGTTCATGACGTGAAAGAGAATGTAGAAATTGTTAAAGTCTTGGAAGCGATAAAGAATTTTCGTAGTGAATAAAGGAAGAGGGTAAGATGAGGATGGAAGAAAATGAAAAAGGTAAGGGAAGAAAAAAGATTCGGTTGGACAGATTTTTAGCGAACGCACATATTGGCTCACGAACGGAAGTTAAAATGTACATCAAAGATGGACGCGTCAAAGTTAACGGAGAAATAGTTTATGACCCTGCTTTTTATGTGTCGGAAGAAGATGTTGTTACAATCGATGATATACTTGTGGAGGCTCATCGTTTTGTTTATATAATTCTAAATAAACCTGCTGGTTTTGTATCTACAACGTCCGAAAACGAACCAAGTGTGCTAAACCTTGTTGAACACCCATATGTTAGTGAACTCCACATAGCCGGTAGACTTGACAAGGACGTAGAAGGCCTTTTGATTCTAACTAACGATGGTGAGTTTACACATAGATTAATATCACCAAAAAAGAAAGTGGAAAAAGAATATTACATATACTCAAAAAGGCCTGTGAACATCACTCAAGAAATGGAAGCAGAAGTAGAAAAAGGATTAGAGATAGATGGTGAAAAGTTTCTTCCGGGAAGAATTAGACAAATTGATGAAAGAACGGTTTCCATAACTATCGTTGAAGGAAAATACCACCAAATAAAAAAGATGTGTAAAAGACTGGGAATAGAGTGGGAAAAGATACAAAGAGTTCGAATTGGTGGGCTAATACTTGACCAAACCCTAAAACCTGGAGAATGGCGGGAGCTTACAAAAGATGAGGTAAAAAAGGTTTTTGAGAGGTAACAATAGGTTGCTAAAAACAAAGCGATGCCTACAGGGGCATCGCTTATTGTCTAACCTTTGAAACTTAATAGGTGACATCCTGGAGTTTGAGATATCTTTTATCTGAACCTTTTGTATAGAAAATTTCTATCGTGTGCGTTGATGCCGGTGAATCACTCTCAAATGTAACAATCCAAGATGAAGTTACATACTCTACTATTCCAAGACTTGTGAGATCAACATTTCCATATGTATCAGTATATTTTATTACACCACCTGTCTCCTGGCAGAGCTCCCTCACATCTCCAGGGTCAGAAAAGTCAGTTGTGGATTCACTGTAATATCCGGGAATAAAAGCACCGTGTATAACAAAATATCCGACGAGTTTTGGTAACATCTCAGCCTTTGTAAAGTGGGCAAAAGATGTTCCATCACCCTTGTAATGTGCTGGTGCATCGGTAATAACAATCATTGTTCTTTGTGCACCTGATCTCCATTCAAGTGCTGTTGCAGCGAACATTATCGCGTCGTATGGGTTCTCTGCCCAATCCCCACCGTATCCGGCGTAAAGTGCTCCAATGTATTCTTGAGCAGAAGCAGGAGTTGTTAGGTTTAAAAATCCAGGACTAACGTCTATATCGCTGGGAGGATTCACATAATCGTCGAAAGGTATAACACCAATTCTAGCGTCCAATCCACTATCTGCAAGTGAATTGGCAAAAGAGATTATGCTGTTTTTAGCACCCTCAATAACAGGATCCATACTCCCAGTTACGTCTAGAATGATTGCAATATCTAATTTATTTTTCACCGATGATTCTTTGTAAAGCACGAATCCTTGCTCTTTGTTATCTTCGAAAACTCTTAATTCGCTTGGCAGTAAATTTTCAACCCCGGGCAGACTTATTCTTACACGCACTGAGTCCGGAACAGCGATGGGTACCAGCGTCGGTTGTTTATCTACACTTCCGTAAATGTCCGATGCTTCATATTCTGATACCGATGGTTTCGTTGTTCCAGCGGGGTCAGGTGGTATAACTTTCGGAGCTTGTGGTATCTCAGAGCAACTGAACAAAAACACTAGAACAAACACAAAACTTAAGGCACTTATAAGCATTCTTCTCATAATCATCACTCCCTCAGAACCCAATGCCTACGCCAACAGAGACTGCGTAGGTATCAAAAATTTGGAAGGACGTGTTCATCGTCGCCAGTCCTTCAACAAAGAATATTATGCCAGTTCCAAACCTCACACCTGCTTTAACATGGAATATATCCTGGTACATCGCAAATTGTGTATTTTTTAAATCAAAAATGATGATTGGCGCAGCTCCTGTGTAAATCAAAGTTCCCATCAATGGTATTCCTACGTAAATGTAGGGGTCAACTTCTATAAACTGAATTTCCTCGATGTTTATTTCCTCCAACGCTTCGAAAGACGAAACAGGGTAATAACCTTCTAACATCAGAGAAATTCCACCAGAAAGCGTTCCTATACGAGCACCGAAATAAGGTCTGTTTTTCCCACCAAGTTCCATACCACCGAACGCAGATATTTCAAAACCAAATGCGGAGATTAGCGCTGCGATAACAAAAACAATAATCAAAACTCTTCTCATAAAAAACCACCTTCCTTTCATTTTGTTTTGCTCTACTGGGTTGAACGCGTTGTCACTTCCCAGAGAGTTACTAAATCATCTACCTTTTAAAAGATTTCTTTCAACCTCGTTTTCTTAAATCACCTTGCGAAATACACAACCAGATAATACCTTTCTTAGTGTGCTTACACATTTTTAGACGCTTGTTATTAAAAAAACGTTCAAAAACTTGACTTTGATTCAAAATACGAGAAAGCTGAACCGCTGGAAGAAAGCCATCTTTTTCTCTTTTGCAATATATTGCAAAGTTACAGAAAAAAAGATTGCTAAAAAAATCAAAGGGCTCTCGCTTTCACGAGAGCCCTTCTTATTGGTACGTAGTTATCCCGATATATTATTCAACTTTTATCTCAAGGGCAGGTTTTTCTACCTTTTTCTTTGGTAATTCTATTGTTAAGACTCCATCGTTATATTTTGCCTTAACGTTTTGGATATCTACGTAGTCTGGTAGTAAAAACGCTCTTTCGAATTTACCAAAGCTTCTTTCAACTATTCTGTAGTTCCTTCCTTTT
It encodes the following:
- the efp gene encoding elongation factor P, encoding MIEVGDLEKGMYIKYEGDIYRIIDVNKHFRGRGSGLIRTKLKSLSTGLIRDVNFASGEKVEEAELSFRKAEYLYNDGENYYFMDLQTYEQYAIPESEVDEAKYYLVENTQVDLVMHDEKPIGIQLPTTVVLEVVETEPNFKGDTVSGGGKPAVLQTGLKISVPFFINVGDKIKVDTRTGEYIERA
- a CDS encoding Asp23/Gls24 family envelope stress response protein is translated as MGNITISDNVISEIAYRSICSVYGVEPDDKEFKKLRKNISVERTPEDNVIINVKLEAPYGENILEFSKNIMKTITENVSQMTEKVVEAVNVVVIGVSEREFNKNS
- the nusB gene encoding transcription antitermination factor NusB, whose product is MVSKRRKLREAVVKALFQLDFRPDEFEDILRDTLSDEKIQEVKKDVERYLKRIRENRERIDEIISKYLLNWDFGRVSYIDRNILRLGAYELLYEMDVPIEVTLDEMVEIAKKYGSEESGKFVNGVLDKIAKTEAPKEKFDL
- the folP gene encoding dihydropteroate synthase; this translates as MSSKRTKVMGIINVTPDSFYSGSRVSETELLDKVEEMIKNGVDVIDIGGESTRPGADPVPLEEEIRRTVTAVKLVRRHFDIPISVDTYKSEVARLSLEEGADIINDISALRFDEKMVDVAAHYKCPVIIMHMKGTPKTMQENPEYTDVIGEITDFFKERIEFAKSHGIEKLILDPGIGFGKKLEHNLAIFKHIESFKELGYPILIGASRKSMIGMILNLPPEERLNGTLALTAYCVMHDVDFVRVHDVKENVEIVKVLEAIKNFRSE
- a CDS encoding pseudouridine synthase; the protein is MRMEENEKGKGRKKIRLDRFLANAHIGSRTEVKMYIKDGRVKVNGEIVYDPAFYVSEEDVVTIDDILVEAHRFVYIILNKPAGFVSTTSENEPSVLNLVEHPYVSELHIAGRLDKDVEGLLILTNDGEFTHRLISPKKKVEKEYYIYSKRPVNITQEMEAEVEKGLEIDGEKFLPGRIRQIDERTVSITIVEGKYHQIKKMCKRLGIEWEKIQRVRIGGLILDQTLKPGEWRELTKDEVKKVFER
- a CDS encoding vWA domain-containing protein — translated: MRRMLISALSFVFVLVFLFSCSEIPQAPKVIPPDPAGTTKPSVSEYEASDIYGSVDKQPTLVPIAVPDSVRVRISLPGVENLLPSELRVFEDNKEQGFVLYKESSVKNKLDIAIILDVTGSMDPVIEGAKNSIISFANSLADSGLDARIGVIPFDDYVNPPSDIDVSPGFLNLTTPASAQEYIGALYAGYGGDWAENPYDAIMFAATALEWRSGAQRTMIVITDAPAHYKGDGTSFAHFTKAEMLPKLVGYFVIHGAFIPGYYSESTTDFSDPGDVRELCQETGGVIKYTDTYGNVDLTSLGIVEYVTSSWIVTFESDSPASTHTIEIFYTKGSDKRYLKLQDVTY